The Candidatus Margulisiibacteriota bacterium genomic interval TTCAAAAGTAATTGGTAAAATTAATATCAATAAAGCTACGGCGGAGGAGCTTAGTAAGATACCGGGGATTGGGATTAGTTATGCGGAGAGAATAGTCGAATATAGAAACGAAAAAGGCTATTTTGGTGACAAGAATGAGCTTTTGAAGGTCAAGGGTATTGGCCCTTCCAAATTAAAAGCTATGGCGAACAATATCACTCTGGATTAGAATAAAACTATGGTAAGTGAAAAGAAAATATTAAAACGAATTAAAGAATTAGTAAGCGAAATAAAAGAGCATAATCAAAATTATTATGACGAGGATGCTCCTGTAATAACAGATTTTGAATATGATACTAAGGTCAAAGAATTAACTTATTTGGAAGAAAACTATCCACATCTTGTGTTCGCTGACTCGCCAACAAACCAAGTTGGTGGCACTGTTTCCGCTTCGTTTCAGAAAGTTAAACATCAAGTACCAATGCTTAGTTTAGCAAACTCTTATTCCAAACAAGAGTTAATAGATTTCGATGCTCGAGTGAGGAAGCTTTTGCTTAAAGAAGTGGAACAATTTTCAGCCTTAAAGTATTGTTGTGAGTTAAAAATGGATGGATTGGCCATTAGTATTATTTACAAAGATGGTCATTTGGTAAAAGGTATTACCAGAGGAGACGGCAAGATTGGTGAAGACGTAACCGAGAACATCAAAATGATTGCTGTTATTCCACATAGTATTTTGTGTAAAGAAGATGTCGAGATAAGAGGGGAAGTTTATTTAGAAAAGGATAGATTAGCTAAAATTAATGAGCAGAGAAAGCAAGAAGGTGAAGCTGAATTTGCCAACGCCAGAAATGCTGCAGCAGGAACTATCAGACAGCTAGATAGCAAGATAGTTGGTGAGCGGATGTTAAGCTTTTCGCCATATTCTTTAGTGTCGGCGACAGGGTTTGGTTTGGCTACTCAATCTCAAATGTTGGGGTGGCTAAAGGTTCAAGGTTTTGTTGTAAATGATAAGTATTTAGCAGATGCTGAGATTAGTCAGGTTTTAGCTTTTTGTGAAGAATGGGAACAGAAGCGCGATTCTTTAGATTATGTTTTTGATGGAATTGTCATTAAAGTAGAAACTTTTAAGTTTCAGGAGCTGTTAGGTTCCAATATGAAGACACCTAAATGGGCGATTGCTTATAAGTTTTTTGAAGAAGTAGTCAACACAATCTTAGCGGATGTTCTGTATCAGGTTGGCAGGTTGGGCACTATTACTCCAGTTGCTGTACTTGCGCCAGTGGAAGTGTCCGGCGCTATTGTAGAAAGGGCAACACTCCACAATAAGGACTTTATTGAAGAAAAGGGTGTTGCTATTCATGATGAAGTTGCAATTAAACGGGCGGCGGAGGTTATTCCTGCAGTTGTGATGGTTACGCATCGCAGCGAAACTAGAAAAGAAATAGTGTTTCCTACACATTGCCCTGTTTGTGAAACTTTATTGAAACAGGAAGAAGATAATGTTGCCATTTTTTGCCCAAATATACATTGTAAAGGAAGGCTTAAGGCTCAACTAACACACGTTGTTGCTAGAGATGCCTTTAATATAAGTGGCATTGGTGAAAAGTTGATAGAACAGTTTGTAGAACAAGCAATCATTACAGATTGGATAGAATTATTTGAGATTAATGGTGAGAGATTAAGTGTTTTAGAGCGAATGGGTACTAAAACAATAG includes:
- the ligA gene encoding NAD-dependent DNA ligase LigA; the encoded protein is MVSEKKILKRIKELVSEIKEHNQNYYDEDAPVITDFEYDTKVKELTYLEENYPHLVFADSPTNQVGGTVSASFQKVKHQVPMLSLANSYSKQELIDFDARVRKLLLKEVEQFSALKYCCELKMDGLAISIIYKDGHLVKGITRGDGKIGEDVTENIKMIAVIPHSILCKEDVEIRGEVYLEKDRLAKINEQRKQEGEAEFANARNAAAGTIRQLDSKIVGERMLSFSPYSLVSATGFGLATQSQMLGWLKVQGFVVNDKYLADAEISQVLAFCEEWEQKRDSLDYVFDGIVIKVETFKFQELLGSNMKTPKWAIAYKFFEEVVNTILADVLYQVGRLGTITPVAVLAPVEVSGAIVERATLHNKDFIEEKGVAIHDEVAIKRAAEVIPAVVMVTHRSETRKEIVFPTHCPVCETLLKQEEDNVAIFCPNIHCKGRLKAQLTHVVARDAFNISGIGEKLIEQFVEQAIITDWIELFEINGERLSVLERMGTKTIENILSQLEKAKKIGLAKILFAIGIKQVGVRASELLVSAVSSYEDFFKMQVEDFSKIEGIGEKTAILLKEFFESERAREIFVYLEEQGFNLAIENNFKSSNLSGKKFVITGSFARYSRTEMTALIKSHQGTISSSVSKNVDFVVAGENAGSKLQKAQDLGVEIISESQLEEMLVA